In Aureibaculum algae, the following are encoded in one genomic region:
- a CDS encoding sensor histidine kinase: MEIKKMPPMSRNFVFVLILVYLVVAIFSFISLLNHNFKTISKNKALENKILETQLQIKNQELQYLKKQIHPHFLFNTLNTIYGFALKQSKDTPEIILKLSNLLDYILYQVNKPKVSLKEEIAHIKEYIELEKIRFQDTLKVSFIADEIPETIQIAPMLLIPFVENAFKHGHLIDGFLNIEIVIWFSDGNLNFTIKNTTIQNEATKENDGIGLKNIKKRLDILYIDNYTLNISEFEGWYNVNLNVLNLKAN, from the coding sequence ATGGAAATAAAAAAAATGCCACCAATGAGCCGAAACTTTGTGTTTGTTTTAATTCTTGTGTATTTAGTGGTTGCTATTTTTAGTTTTATCAGTTTATTAAATCACAACTTTAAAACCATTTCAAAAAATAAAGCATTAGAAAATAAAATTTTGGAAACTCAATTGCAGATTAAAAATCAAGAATTGCAATATTTAAAAAAGCAAATTCACCCACATTTTCTATTTAATACCCTAAATACTATTTACGGATTTGCCTTAAAACAGTCTAAAGATACCCCTGAAATAATATTAAAATTATCAAATTTATTAGACTATATTTTATACCAAGTAAATAAACCTAAAGTTAGTTTAAAAGAAGAAATTGCTCATATTAAAGAATATATCGAACTCGAAAAAATACGATTTCAAGATACATTAAAAGTGTCTTTTATTGCTGATGAAATTCCTGAAACTATTCAAATTGCTCCGATGCTTTTAATACCATTCGTAGAAAATGCCTTTAAACATGGTCATTTAATAGATGGGTTTTTAAACATAGAGATTGTAATATGGTTTTCAGATGGCAACCTTAATTTTACTATAAAAAATACCACTATTCAAAATGAAGCCACAAAAGAAAATGATGGTATTGGACTTAAAAACATAAAGAAAAGATTGGATATTTTGTATATTGATAATTATACATTAAATATTTCTGAATTTGAGGGTTGGTATAATGTTAACCTCAACGTTTTAAACTTAAAAGCAAACTAA
- a CDS encoding LytR/AlgR family response regulator transcription factor has translation MVKQINCIIVDDEPIAREILATHLQKIDIIKVSKLCKNAVEAFNTISSDKIDLIFLDINMPEISGLAFAKSINKNIKVIFTTAYREYAIDGFDLQAVDYLLKPISFERLLKAINKFSNENIEIIEKPVVETHEKNDFIFVRADRKMVKINFSEILYIESLSDYIQIHLIDKTITTRETISNIEAKLPQHQFLRTHRSFIISINKIELFTNEFVELGNKAIPISRTYKNDVLKKLESL, from the coding sequence TTGGTGAAACAGATTAACTGCATAATTGTTGATGACGAACCTATAGCCCGTGAAATTTTAGCTACGCATTTGCAAAAAATTGATATCATAAAGGTTTCCAAATTATGTAAAAATGCTGTGGAAGCTTTTAATACCATAAGTTCAGATAAAATTGATTTGATCTTTTTAGATATCAATATGCCCGAAATATCGGGATTAGCCTTTGCGAAATCAATCAATAAAAATATAAAGGTAATTTTCACAACCGCCTATCGCGAATATGCTATTGACGGGTTTGACTTGCAAGCCGTTGATTATTTATTAAAACCCATTTCTTTTGAACGTTTATTGAAAGCCATCAATAAATTCAGCAATGAAAATATTGAAATTATAGAGAAGCCAGTTGTTGAAACACATGAAAAAAATGATTTTATCTTTGTACGTGCTGATAGAAAAATGGTAAAAATTAATTTTTCTGAAATACTATATATTGAAAGTTTGAGCGATTATATTCAAATTCATTTAATTGATAAAACCATTACTACCCGAGAAACGATTAGCAATATAGAAGCGAAACTTCCACAACATCAATTTTTAAGAACACATCGTTCATTTATAATCTCAATTAATAAAATAGAATTGTTTACCAATGAATTTGTAGAACTTGGCAACAAAGCCATTCCTATAAGTAGAACCTACAAAAATGATGTTCTCAAAAAATTAGAAAGTCTGTAA
- a CDS encoding DMT family transporter, whose protein sequence is MLFSKIKNSAVLIAVVGIVLFSAKAIMVKLAYQYNVSSLHLLLFRMLFSLPFYLIILYFHKPKSTTNIKKQDYLWLLFFGFIGYYLASYFDFLGLQYIKAGLERIILFIYPTLVLLISRIFLKERISPKQIIAILITYFGVIITFSGELQYNGDHIFLGGFLIFLSALTYASYLVGSGWLIPKFGVLRFTSYAMIISSICVIIHYLILDRTSVFQYSYQVYLLGFMMAILSTLIPSFLVSLAIKKIGASNFSIIGSIGPISTIILAYIFLDERLTIMQLLGAVIVIIGITFVSLNKSKKNRKLVP, encoded by the coding sequence ATGCTATTTTCAAAAATCAAAAACTCGGCTGTACTTATTGCAGTAGTTGGCATTGTTTTATTTTCCGCAAAAGCCATTATGGTTAAATTGGCTTATCAATACAATGTAAGTTCATTACATTTACTATTATTTAGAATGCTTTTTTCACTTCCTTTCTATTTGATAATTCTATACTTTCATAAACCAAAATCAACAACAAATATTAAGAAACAAGATTATCTGTGGTTGCTCTTTTTTGGATTCATCGGTTATTATTTGGCCAGCTATTTCGATTTTTTAGGCCTACAATACATAAAGGCTGGTTTAGAAAGAATTATCCTGTTTATTTACCCAACTTTAGTGCTTTTAATCTCAAGAATTTTCCTTAAAGAAAGAATTTCACCAAAGCAGATTATCGCGATATTAATCACCTATTTTGGTGTAATAATAACATTTAGTGGAGAATTGCAATACAACGGTGATCATATTTTCCTTGGCGGATTTTTAATCTTTTTAAGTGCCCTAACCTATGCTTCATATCTCGTTGGTAGCGGATGGTTAATACCAAAATTTGGAGTATTACGTTTTACGTCATATGCCATGATAATATCGTCAATTTGTGTCATTATCCATTATTTAATACTCGACAGAACAAGTGTTTTTCAATACTCCTATCAAGTATATCTACTTGGTTTTATGATGGCTATTTTATCAACATTAATTCCTTCGTTTTTAGTGTCATTGGCCATAAAAAAAATAGGAGCATCTAATTTTTCTATCATTGGCAGTATTGGACCTATATCTACCATTATTTTAGCCTATATTTTTCTTGATGAAAGGTTAACCATAATGCAATTATTAGGAGCAGTAATTGTAATCATTGGTATTACTTTTGTTTCTCTGAATAAATCTAAAAAAAATAGAAAACTTGTTCCCTAA
- a CDS encoding diphosphomevalonate/mevalonate 3,5-bisphosphate decarboxylase family protein, whose product MERDNFIYKPTQKRILDDGSFTWKAPSNIALVKYWGKKEPQLPENASISFTLDACSTITTIDFSKSKPNENVNFDIYFEDEKKDDFKPKIEKFFERIKQYVPFISDYNFVIKTRNTFPHSSGIASSASGMSALALCIMSMEKALNPAISDELFNKKASFLARLGSGSAARSVEGPLVVWGKHDKIDNSSDLFGVKFSGTVHENFKNYHDTILLVDKGEKQVSSTVGHNLMNNHPFAQQRFVQANENMIKISEALKLGDLKSFISIVESEALTLHSMMMTSHPYFILMKPNTLEIINKIWAFREKTNSNICFTLDAGANVHILFPEKEKEKVNDFIISELIQFCQNNHYICDRVGFGARQIQ is encoded by the coding sequence TTGGAACGCGACAATTTTATTTACAAACCAACACAGAAAAGAATATTAGATGATGGCTCTTTCACTTGGAAAGCTCCAAGTAATATTGCCCTAGTAAAATATTGGGGGAAAAAAGAACCGCAACTTCCTGAAAATGCTTCTATCAGTTTTACTTTAGATGCTTGTTCAACAATAACTACTATTGATTTTAGTAAAAGTAAACCTAACGAGAATGTCAATTTCGATATCTATTTTGAAGACGAAAAGAAGGATGACTTTAAACCGAAAATAGAAAAGTTCTTTGAGCGTATAAAACAATATGTTCCATTTATTTCAGATTATAATTTTGTAATTAAAACACGTAATACATTTCCACATAGTAGTGGAATTGCATCTTCAGCAAGTGGAATGTCCGCCCTAGCTTTATGTATTATGAGCATGGAAAAAGCCTTAAATCCCGCTATTTCAGACGAACTATTTAATAAAAAAGCTTCTTTTTTAGCTCGTTTAGGTTCAGGTAGTGCTGCAAGAAGTGTTGAAGGACCACTGGTAGTTTGGGGTAAACACGATAAAATTGACAATAGTTCTGACCTGTTTGGAGTAAAATTTTCTGGAACTGTTCATGAAAATTTTAAAAATTACCATGATACAATTTTACTAGTTGACAAGGGTGAAAAACAAGTATCGAGTACCGTGGGGCATAACTTAATGAATAATCATCCTTTTGCTCAACAACGATTTGTGCAAGCAAATGAAAACATGATTAAAATCTCAGAAGCTTTAAAATTGGGCGACTTAAAATCGTTTATAAGCATTGTAGAAAGCGAAGCACTTACGCTGCATTCTATGATGATGACGAGTCATCCTTATTTTATTTTAATGAAGCCAAACACGTTAGAAATAATAAATAAAATTTGGGCATTCAGAGAAAAGACAAACTCAAACATCTGCTTTACATTAGATGCCGGTGCCAATGTTCACATCTTATTTCCTGAAAAAGAAAAGGAAAAAGTTAACGATTTTATTATCAGCGAATTAATTCAATTTTGTCAAAATAATCATTATATTTGTGACAGGGTCGGATTTGGAGCGAGGCAAATTCAATAG
- a CDS encoding toxin-antitoxin system YwqK family antitoxin: MKNLTTLFCLLTFLFSTLLFAQKDTLWYDSNWGETARAQASYFRPAPDKKDNGYWWQDYYIDGTKQMEALSLKENEEVLHGKVIWYHPNGKVMQTVHYKNNVPHGLRKNYYKSGPLKSEYSYVNGKIDGAYVAYHENAQLSESGNYKLGERIGDWKEHYKSGKLKAEGKYTNGKKSETWQVYYYDGSIED; encoded by the coding sequence ATGAAAAACTTAACTACATTATTTTGCCTGCTTACATTCCTTTTTTCTACATTATTATTTGCTCAAAAAGACACCCTTTGGTACGATTCCAATTGGGGAGAAACGGCACGAGCCCAAGCCTCATATTTCAGACCCGCACCTGATAAAAAAGATAATGGTTATTGGTGGCAGGACTATTATATTGATGGTACTAAACAAATGGAGGCCTTATCATTAAAAGAAAATGAAGAAGTTTTACACGGAAAAGTAATTTGGTATCACCCTAACGGAAAAGTAATGCAAACCGTTCATTATAAAAATAATGTACCTCATGGTTTACGTAAAAATTATTATAAAAGTGGCCCGTTAAAAAGTGAATATTCTTATGTTAACGGTAAAATTGATGGTGCTTATGTAGCATATCATGAAAACGCCCAACTTTCAGAATCTGGCAACTATAAACTTGGAGAAAGAATTGGTGATTGGAAAGAACATTATAAAAGTGGAAAGTTAAAAGCCGAAGGTAAATATACCAATGGTAAAAAGTCAGAAACATGGCAAGTATATTATTATGATGGTTCAATAGAAGATTAA
- a CDS encoding mevalonate kinase family protein, with protein sequence MKGPLFYAKILLFGEYGIIKDSKGLAIPYNFFKGALKTSNNLSDTAKKSNENLLKYYTYLSDTDNSIVHFRLDELKRDVQNGMYFDSSIPQGYGVGSSGALVAAIYDKYADDKITVLENLTRDKLLKLKGIFGMMESFFHGKSSGLDPLNSYLSLPILINSKDNLEPTGIPSQKEGKGAVFLLDSEQIGETEPMVSLFMNKMKNEGFRKMINEDFAKYTDACIDDFLHGNAKSLFGNVKQLSKVVLANFKPMIPKAFHKLWQHGIDSNAYYLKLCGSGGGGYILGFTPDYAKAQEILKNYKLELVYRF encoded by the coding sequence ATGAAAGGACCTTTATTTTATGCTAAAATTTTACTCTTTGGTGAGTACGGAATTATAAAAGATTCTAAGGGTTTGGCGATACCATATAATTTTTTTAAAGGTGCCTTAAAAACATCAAATAATTTATCGGATACTGCTAAAAAATCCAATGAAAATTTACTGAAATATTACACCTATTTGTCGGATACTGATAACAGTATTGTACATTTTAGATTGGATGAATTAAAGCGAGACGTACAAAATGGTATGTATTTCGATTCTAGTATACCTCAAGGTTATGGTGTTGGAAGTTCAGGTGCCTTAGTAGCTGCGATATACGATAAATATGCCGATGACAAAATTACCGTATTAGAAAATTTAACTAGAGATAAATTATTAAAATTAAAAGGAATTTTTGGAATGATGGAATCTTTCTTTCATGGTAAAAGTTCTGGATTAGATCCGTTAAACAGCTATTTAAGTTTACCTATTCTTATCAACTCTAAAGATAATTTAGAACCAACAGGAATACCATCTCAAAAAGAAGGTAAAGGAGCTGTGTTTTTATTAGATTCTGAACAAATTGGTGAAACTGAACCTATGGTTAGCCTTTTCATGAATAAAATGAAAAATGAAGGTTTTAGAAAAATGATCAATGAAGATTTTGCAAAATATACAGATGCTTGTATTGATGATTTTTTACATGGAAATGCGAAATCGCTTTTTGGAAATGTAAAACAACTCTCTAAAGTTGTGTTGGCTAATTTTAAACCGATGATTCCTAAAGCATTTCATAAACTTTGGCAACATGGTATTGATAGCAATGCCTATTATTTAAAATTATGTGGTTCTGGTGGAGGTGGCTATATTTTAGGTTTTACACCTGACTATGCAAAAGCTCAAGAGATTCTAAAAAATTATAAGTTAGAATTAGTTTACAGATTTTAA
- a CDS encoding geranylgeranylglycerol-phosphate geranylgeranyltransferase — protein sequence MDLLKAAEENTPKKPKKYPFYYKFFSLLSVVRGYNIVIIVIAQYLASIFIFAPEKSLRGVLLSLDLYLIVLATICVIASGYIINNFYDVDKDKINKPQKTKLDSIVTQQTKLYIYFTLNFLGFAFAFFVSWKAAVFFAVYIFSIWFYSHKLRHYPLVKLFSAAILALLPFFVIFVYYRNFSTIIFTHACFLFFILLIRELIKDLETMQGDIVSNYMTLPIKYGERFTKTLITLIVFLTIPPISFLLKYPEIGLMKYYFYFSAIVLLVFLILLWQSNTKKNYMLLHTILKLLIIAGVFSLAFIDTSVIIKRIL from the coding sequence ATGGACTTACTTAAAGCCGCGGAAGAGAACACACCCAAAAAACCAAAAAAATATCCTTTTTATTATAAATTTTTCAGTTTACTATCTGTAGTAAGAGGTTATAATATAGTAATTATCGTAATTGCTCAATACTTAGCGTCTATATTTATTTTTGCTCCTGAAAAATCGTTACGCGGTGTCTTACTTAGTTTAGATTTATATCTAATCGTTTTAGCGACGATTTGTGTAATTGCCTCGGGTTATATTATCAATAATTTTTACGATGTAGATAAAGATAAAATAAACAAACCTCAAAAAACAAAGCTAGATAGTATTGTTACTCAGCAAACTAAATTATATATTTACTTTACACTTAACTTTTTAGGTTTTGCATTTGCATTTTTTGTGTCATGGAAAGCAGCAGTGTTTTTTGCAGTTTATATTTTTTCAATCTGGTTTTATTCTCACAAACTACGTCATTATCCATTAGTAAAATTATTCTCCGCCGCTATTTTAGCCCTACTACCCTTTTTTGTAATTTTTGTATATTATAGGAACTTTTCTACTATTATTTTTACCCATGCTTGTTTCCTGTTTTTTATATTATTAATAAGAGAACTTATCAAAGATTTAGAAACCATGCAGGGTGATATTGTTTCAAACTATATGACATTACCTATAAAATATGGCGAACGGTTTACTAAAACACTTATAACACTCATTGTATTTTTAACCATACCTCCTATTTCATTCTTATTAAAATATCCTGAAATCGGTTTAATGAAATATTATTTTTATTTCTCGGCAATAGTTTTATTAGTCTTTCTAATCTTATTATGGCAATCAAATACTAAAAAAAATTACATGCTCTTGCATACCATTCTTAAATTATTAATTATTGCGGGCGTGTTTAGTTTAGCCTTTATTGACACTTCTGTAATAATTAAAAGAATACTATGA
- a CDS encoding carbon-nitrogen hydrolase family protein gives MNSHILKVALAQISPVWLDKDKTLEKIASNIKSAANQNCELVVFGEALLPGYPFWLSLTGGAEWNTKTNKELHAHYANNSIQIEAGELDSICKLAQENTIAIYLGIIERAKNRGGHSLYCSLVYINQKGEIQSIHRKLQPTYDERLTWAPGDGNGLRVHPLKNFTVGGLNCWENWMPLPRTALYGMGEDLHIAVWPGSDHNTKDITRFIARESRSFVISVSSLMAKSDFPKNTPHLEKILKNAPEVLANGGSCIAGPDGEWLLEPVLHKEGLLIETLDFNRVLEERQNFDPVGHYSRPDVTKLMVNRERQQIIEIKE, from the coding sequence ATGAACTCACATATACTAAAAGTTGCTTTAGCTCAAATTTCACCTGTTTGGTTAGATAAAGACAAAACTCTTGAAAAAATTGCTTCAAATATTAAAAGTGCTGCGAATCAAAATTGTGAATTAGTTGTTTTTGGAGAGGCTCTATTGCCTGGTTATCCTTTTTGGTTATCACTAACTGGCGGTGCCGAATGGAACACCAAAACAAATAAAGAACTCCATGCACACTATGCAAATAATTCAATTCAAATTGAAGCTGGAGAGCTAGATAGTATTTGTAAATTGGCACAAGAAAATACTATTGCCATATATTTAGGCATAATTGAAAGAGCAAAAAATAGAGGAGGTCATAGCCTATATTGTTCACTTGTATATATCAATCAGAAAGGAGAAATACAGTCGATACATAGAAAACTTCAACCAACCTATGACGAACGTTTAACTTGGGCCCCTGGCGATGGAAACGGATTACGAGTGCATCCACTTAAAAATTTTACGGTAGGTGGTTTAAATTGTTGGGAGAATTGGATGCCATTACCAAGAACTGCTTTGTATGGTATGGGAGAAGATTTACATATTGCAGTTTGGCCTGGCAGTGACCATAACACCAAAGACATAACTCGATTTATAGCAAGAGAATCACGTTCATTCGTAATCTCTGTATCTAGCTTAATGGCTAAAAGTGATTTTCCTAAAAACACACCACATTTAGAAAAAATACTTAAAAATGCTCCAGAAGTTTTAGCCAATGGAGGTTCGTGTATTGCTGGTCCGGATGGCGAATGGTTATTAGAACCTGTTTTACATAAAGAAGGGCTACTTATTGAAACTTTAGATTTTAATAGGGTATTAGAAGAACGTCAGAATTTCGATCCTGTTGGGCATTATTCACGACCAGATGTTACTAAACTTATGGTAAACAGAGAGCGACAACAAATAATTGAGATTAAAGAGTAG
- a CDS encoding pseudouridine synthase, translating to MAKQNSSRGRQAKTSSPNSDSKKKSTTVRKSFNKGKTFTKGKANPYRKDIRKDTPKQRLEEPTEIRLNKYISNSGICSRREADTYIKAGSATVNGKVITEMGYKVKPTDDVRFDDVSINPEPKRYVLLNKPKNYITTMDDERGRHTVMELVGKATKERIYPVGRLDRNTTGLLLFTNDGEMAKKLTHPKHNIKKLYHASLDKKLALTDLQKISENFVLEGKMVFVDAISYIENESKTEIGIEIHSGRNRIVRKIFEHFGYKVTKLDRVIFAGMTKKNLPRGHWKHLTQQEVNNLKMI from the coding sequence ATGGCAAAACAAAACTCGTCGAGAGGACGACAAGCCAAAACGTCTTCTCCAAATTCAGATTCAAAAAAGAAATCAACTACGGTAAGAAAGTCTTTTAATAAAGGTAAAACTTTTACAAAAGGTAAAGCAAACCCATATAGAAAGGACATCAGAAAAGACACTCCAAAACAACGTCTTGAAGAGCCTACCGAAATCAGATTGAATAAATACATTTCCAATTCTGGAATATGTTCTCGTAGAGAAGCTGATACCTACATTAAAGCTGGAAGTGCTACTGTTAACGGTAAGGTAATTACCGAAATGGGCTATAAAGTAAAACCGACAGATGATGTTCGTTTTGATGACGTATCAATTAATCCAGAACCAAAACGCTATGTTTTACTTAATAAACCAAAGAATTACATTACCACTATGGATGATGAACGTGGTAGACATACTGTAATGGAATTGGTTGGCAAAGCTACAAAAGAACGCATTTATCCAGTAGGAAGGTTGGATAGAAATACTACTGGCTTATTACTTTTTACTAACGATGGTGAAATGGCTAAAAAACTAACACACCCTAAGCATAATATTAAAAAATTATACCATGCTTCTCTTGATAAAAAATTAGCATTAACCGATTTACAAAAAATTTCTGAAAACTTTGTACTAGAAGGTAAAATGGTCTTTGTAGATGCAATTTCTTATATAGAAAATGAATCAAAAACGGAAATCGGTATTGAAATACACTCTGGAAGAAACCGAATTGTTAGAAAAATATTTGAACATTTTGGATATAAAGTGACTAAATTAGACCGTGTTATTTTTGCTGGTATGACCAAGAAAAACTTACCAAGAGGACATTGGAAGCACTTAACACAGCAAGAAGTTAATAATTTGAAGATGATTTAA
- the lpxB gene encoding lipid-A-disaccharide synthase, with amino-acid sequence MKYYIIVGEASGDLHASNLMKALQKKDANAEFRFWGGDLMESVGGTLVKHYKDRAFMGFSEVIFNLRKILGLISFCKKDIAQYQPDHIIFVDNSGFNLRIAKWAKKEGFKTNYYISPQVWASRASRVKDIKRDIDNLLVILPFEEAFYEKYNYTVNFVGHPLIDAISDRTQVSEKAFRKEYNLNEKPIIAILPGSRKQEITKMLSVMLKMVDKFKDYQFVIAGAPSQDFEFYKTFIKDSNVKFISNKTYDLLSVSYAALVTSGTATLETALFKVPQVVCYKASNISYQIAKRIITLKFISLVNLIMDREVVTELIQHDFNPKRLEKELTNILDNKYREKLFLDYFELEKKLGGKGASDKAAGLIYNSK; translated from the coding sequence GTGAAATATTACATCATAGTAGGAGAAGCCTCAGGAGATTTACATGCTTCAAACCTAATGAAAGCATTGCAGAAAAAAGATGCAAATGCTGAGTTTAGGTTCTGGGGTGGAGACTTGATGGAATCCGTTGGCGGCACCTTAGTTAAGCATTATAAAGACCGAGCTTTTATGGGTTTTTCGGAAGTTATCTTCAATCTTCGAAAAATTTTAGGGCTAATTTCTTTCTGCAAAAAAGATATTGCTCAATACCAACCAGATCATATTATTTTTGTTGATAATTCTGGTTTCAATTTGCGTATCGCAAAATGGGCAAAAAAAGAAGGTTTTAAAACCAACTATTATATATCACCTCAAGTTTGGGCGTCAAGAGCAAGCCGTGTAAAGGACATAAAGCGTGATATAGATAACTTATTGGTCATCTTACCTTTTGAAGAGGCTTTTTACGAAAAATATAACTATACAGTAAATTTTGTTGGCCATCCTTTGATTGATGCCATTTCAGACAGAACTCAAGTAAGTGAAAAAGCATTTCGCAAAGAATACAACCTAAACGAAAAACCTATCATAGCAATTTTACCTGGAAGTCGTAAGCAAGAAATAACCAAAATGCTTTCCGTAATGCTTAAAATGGTTGATAAATTTAAGGACTACCAATTTGTAATTGCAGGTGCACCAAGTCAAGATTTTGAATTTTACAAAACTTTTATAAAGGATTCTAATGTTAAGTTTATATCAAACAAAACATATGATTTGTTATCCGTTTCATACGCTGCTTTAGTGACGTCTGGTACTGCCACATTAGAAACTGCTTTGTTTAAAGTACCACAAGTAGTATGCTATAAAGCGAGTAATATATCCTATCAAATAGCCAAACGAATTATCACGTTAAAATTTATATCATTGGTGAATTTAATTATGGATCGTGAAGTGGTCACTGAACTTATTCAGCATGACTTTAATCCGAAAAGATTAGAGAAAGAGCTCACTAATATATTGGACAACAAATACAGGGAAAAGCTCTTTTTAGACTATTTTGAATTAGAGAAAAAATTAGGAGGTAAAGGTGCCAGTGATAAAGCTGCAGGGTTAATCTATAACTCTAAATAG
- a CDS encoding MATE family efflux transporter: MQSKPKVTFTYINKLALPALIAGIAEPLLSLTDTAIVGNIDVNATEALAAVGIAGSFLSALIWILAQTRSAISAIISRYFGANRLDEIQSLPTQIIVINLALSAILYFISIAFVEFIFKLYNAEGLILNYTVAYYKIRAVGLPLTLLVFSIFGVFRGLQNTFWPMIISITGLLLNVGLDFVLVFGIEGFIPAMHIEGAAYASLTSQVVMAVMALYLFIKKTPFELKFQWPFNTEIKRLLLLSLNLFIRALSLNIAIYFANSYATAYGNNYIAAQTIAFQIWLFFAFFIDGYASVGNIVSGRLLGEKDYKSLWKLSIDLSKYAIVIAFILAIICFIFYIPIGKAFTQETEVLDSFYAIFWIVLLMQPLNAIAFVFDGLFKGLAEAVTLRNTLLIATFLGFIPVLLIGDYFDLKLYAIWIAFTVWMFLRTIILVIVFRRKYLVNTTI, encoded by the coding sequence ATGCAATCCAAACCAAAAGTTACCTTTACATATATTAATAAATTAGCACTCCCAGCACTAATAGCAGGTATTGCAGAACCATTGCTTTCTCTAACAGATACTGCAATAGTAGGTAATATTGATGTAAATGCTACAGAGGCATTGGCTGCGGTAGGTATTGCAGGTTCTTTTTTGTCTGCTTTAATCTGGATTTTAGCTCAAACACGTTCGGCTATATCTGCCATAATTTCGCGTTATTTTGGAGCTAATAGATTAGATGAAATACAATCTTTACCAACCCAAATTATTGTAATTAATTTAGCATTAAGTGCTATTCTGTATTTCATATCCATAGCTTTTGTTGAATTTATTTTTAAACTCTATAATGCAGAGGGACTTATTTTGAATTATACAGTTGCTTATTATAAGATTAGAGCTGTTGGGCTACCATTAACGTTATTGGTGTTTTCAATTTTTGGTGTTTTCAGAGGTTTGCAAAATACGTTTTGGCCTATGATAATTAGTATTACGGGCTTACTTTTGAATGTTGGTTTAGACTTTGTTTTGGTATTTGGTATTGAGGGTTTTATTCCAGCAATGCATATTGAAGGTGCCGCATATGCCAGTCTTACTTCTCAAGTTGTAATGGCAGTAATGGCTTTGTATTTGTTCATTAAAAAAACACCGTTCGAATTGAAGTTCCAATGGCCATTTAATACCGAAATAAAACGATTACTACTGTTGAGTTTAAACTTATTTATAAGAGCATTGTCTTTAAATATTGCTATTTATTTTGCCAATTCTTATGCTACTGCTTATGGAAACAATTATATAGCGGCTCAAACAATCGCATTTCAAATATGGTTGTTTTTTGCTTTTTTTATTGATGGGTATGCAAGTGTCGGTAACATTGTTTCGGGTAGGTTATTAGGAGAAAAAGATTATAAAAGTTTATGGAAATTGAGCATTGACCTCAGTAAATATGCAATTGTCATAGCGTTTATTTTGGCGATTATTTGTTTTATATTTTATATACCTATCGGTAAAGCTTTTACACAAGAAACAGAAGTTTTAGATTCCTTTTATGCTATTTTTTGGATTGTTTTATTAATGCAACCCTTAAATGCCATTGCCTTTGTTTTTGACGGATTGTTTAAAGGTTTGGCTGAAGCTGTTACGCTTAGAAATACATTATTGATTGCCACTTTTTTAGGGTTTATACCGGTGTTATTAATTGGTGATTATTTTGATTTAAAGCTATATGCGATATGGATAGCTTTTACCGTTTGGATGTTTTTAAGAACAATTATATTGGTGATTGTTTTTAGGAGGAAGTATTTGGTCAATACTACTATTTAG